The DNA region GCGGGATGAGCTTCGGCCTCGAAGTGGGGGCGGAGACCGAGCAGCTTCTCTTCATCTTGAACACCCCCGAGGCCGTCGAGCACTTTGCCAAGGGGCATAAGTTCAAGCTGGGAGCGGATGTGGCCGTCACCGCCGGTCCGACTTCGGAAGAGGAGGTGAAGCACTACAAGGGCGCTCCGGTCTATGTCTATACCCGGAAGAAGGGCTTCTGGACAGGCCTCGCCCTCAAGGAAAGCACCCTCGAGCCCGATCCAGACACCGACAAGGAGTATTACGGGCGGAAGGTGACCACCCGGGAAATCTTGGAGCGTAAGGTCGCGCCTCCGCCGGGCGCCAAGGAGCTTATCCGCGCGCTCGAGGCTCCTCACCGCAAGTAAGGCGGCAAAGCCGAAGCAGGAAATTAGAATTAGCGGGCTTCCTCCGGGGCCGGGGGAAGCCCGTTTTCTTTTCGCTCGATGAACATGGGATTTTCCTTGCCACTATGTGATAA from Methylacidimicrobium sp. AP8 includes:
- a CDS encoding lipid-binding SYLF domain-containing protein, producing the protein MKPPTRFVPVVIAVLGFLAFSSSGWAAWDLQDTVNRATRDVWHFKRLKKGTIPHSVLERAKGIAYLRKKEEGFLFGFSSGKGLVMAKTPHGWSGPAAIKSGGMSFGLEVGAETEQLLFILNTPEAVEHFAKGHKFKLGADVAVTAGPTSEEEVKHYKGAPVYVYTRKKGFWTGLALKESTLEPDPDTDKEYYGRKVTTREILERKVAPPPGAKELIRALEAPHRK